The following proteins are encoded in a genomic region of Aphelocoma coerulescens isolate FSJ_1873_10779 unplaced genomic scaffold, UR_Acoe_1.0 HiC_scaffold_187, whole genome shotgun sequence:
- the LOC138101067 gene encoding uncharacterized protein isoform X1, which translates to MKYNTQALVVNLLGEIGAKTSPLEFYGNSCGMQSPEHPPKGGLVTQTFCSAQEVEISCSRSLWMLLEMEPKVSPPPLPPEVAQSRDVRDRALAALVGLAEALGTAATIPEALEQAKAVLAEAQEALQRLHEALWHAWTPPVATEPSVAKDEDEELLRHGGAEAERAAEKLQKEQERLQGWQRWLRAGQGAAMGLTVLCAAVLSLDSVRAALGVTKDSQLLLALGTVAVLCEVSAWGLGTSWRHLATAAAHQRDTAQRLRDRARQVVAARAAAEATRATAAAITAALGRLERATGALRRLVAAVTEDRKVTPWGTMAQGFPESARVLEDIVVALGTSGDREDKEVMRKLKVALGVLVAQV; encoded by the exons ATGAAATACAATACACAAGCTCTGGTCGTCAATCTGCTGGGTGAAATTGGTGCCAAGACATCTCCTCTGGAATTTTATGGGAACAGCTGTGGGATGCAGAGCCCGGAACATCCTCCGAAAGGTGGTCTGGTAACGCAGACCTTCTGTTCTGCTCAGGAAGTCGAGATAAG TTGCAGCCGGAGCCTCTGGATGCTGCTGGAGATGGAGCCCAAG gtgtcccccccgcccctcccccccgagGTGGCCCAGTCGAGGGACGTGCGGGACCGGGCGCTGGCGGCCCTGGTGGGCCTGGCCGAGGCCTTGGGGACAGCGGCCACCATCCCCGAGGCGCTGGAGCAGGCCAAGGCCGTGCTGGCCGAGGCCCAGGAGGCGCTGCAGCGGCTGCACGAGGCCCTGTGGCACGCGTGGACCCCCCCGGTGGCCACGGAGCCGTCGGTGGCcaaggacgaggacgaggagctGCTGCGGCACGGCGGCGCCGAGGCCGAGCGGGCGGCGGAGAAGctgcagaaggagcaggagaggcTCCAGGGGTGGCAGCGCTGGCTGCGGGCCGGGCAGGGTGCGGCCATGGGGCTGACGGTGCTGTGCGCGGCTGTGC TGTCCCTGGACTCGGTTCGCGCCGCCCTGGGGGTGACAAAGGActctcagctcctgctggccCTGGGCACGGTGGCCGTGCTCTGCGAGGTGTCCGCTTGGGGCTTGGGGACATCGTGGCGTCACCTGGCCACCGCCGCCGCCCACCAGCGGGACACGGCCCAGCGCCTGCGTGACCGTGCCCGGCAGGTGGTGGCCGCCAGGGCCGCCGCCGAGGCCACCAGGGCCACCGCCGCGGCCATCACGGCCGCCCTGGGGCGGCTGGAGAGGGCGACGGGCGCGCTGAGGAGGTTGGTGGCCGCCGTCACCGAGGACAGGAAGGTGACACCGTGGGGGACAATGGCACAGGGGTTCCCCGAGAGCGCCCGGGTGCTCGAGGACATCGtggtggccttggggacatcgggggacagGGAGGACAAGGAGGTGATGCGGAAGCTgaaggtggcactgggggtgctggtggcacaGGTGTAG
- the LOC138101067 gene encoding uncharacterized protein isoform X2 produces MVLKGCSRSLWMLLEMEPKVSPPPLPPEVAQSRDVRDRALAALVGLAEALGTAATIPEALEQAKAVLAEAQEALQRLHEALWHAWTPPVATEPSVAKDEDEELLRHGGAEAERAAEKLQKEQERLQGWQRWLRAGQGAAMGLTVLCAAVLSLDSVRAALGVTKDSQLLLALGTVAVLCEVSAWGLGTSWRHLATAAAHQRDTAQRLRDRARQVVAARAAAEATRATAAAITAALGRLERATGALRRLVAAVTEDRKVTPWGTMAQGFPESARVLEDIVVALGTSGDREDKEVMRKLKVALGVLVAQV; encoded by the exons ATGGTCCTGAAAGG TTGCAGCCGGAGCCTCTGGATGCTGCTGGAGATGGAGCCCAAG gtgtcccccccgcccctcccccccgagGTGGCCCAGTCGAGGGACGTGCGGGACCGGGCGCTGGCGGCCCTGGTGGGCCTGGCCGAGGCCTTGGGGACAGCGGCCACCATCCCCGAGGCGCTGGAGCAGGCCAAGGCCGTGCTGGCCGAGGCCCAGGAGGCGCTGCAGCGGCTGCACGAGGCCCTGTGGCACGCGTGGACCCCCCCGGTGGCCACGGAGCCGTCGGTGGCcaaggacgaggacgaggagctGCTGCGGCACGGCGGCGCCGAGGCCGAGCGGGCGGCGGAGAAGctgcagaaggagcaggagaggcTCCAGGGGTGGCAGCGCTGGCTGCGGGCCGGGCAGGGTGCGGCCATGGGGCTGACGGTGCTGTGCGCGGCTGTGC TGTCCCTGGACTCGGTTCGCGCCGCCCTGGGGGTGACAAAGGActctcagctcctgctggccCTGGGCACGGTGGCCGTGCTCTGCGAGGTGTCCGCTTGGGGCTTGGGGACATCGTGGCGTCACCTGGCCACCGCCGCCGCCCACCAGCGGGACACGGCCCAGCGCCTGCGTGACCGTGCCCGGCAGGTGGTGGCCGCCAGGGCCGCCGCCGAGGCCACCAGGGCCACCGCCGCGGCCATCACGGCCGCCCTGGGGCGGCTGGAGAGGGCGACGGGCGCGCTGAGGAGGTTGGTGGCCGCCGTCACCGAGGACAGGAAGGTGACACCGTGGGGGACAATGGCACAGGGGTTCCCCGAGAGCGCCCGGGTGCTCGAGGACATCGtggtggccttggggacatcgggggacagGGAGGACAAGGAGGTGATGCGGAAGCTgaaggtggcactgggggtgctggtggcacaGGTGTAG
- the LOC138101055 gene encoding tol-Pal system protein TolA-like, protein MTPECPPRGCAERPQRVPAALPERPRGVPMETPQSAELSPSLLESLVAVVATLGELAAAVAGADGDVQLAVSPWSLHKGLVAFIGHLQDTLDHQGSARLGQALAALRAGQGATWAHVAAEATAWRDSVATVADKWAQAVREATELCEACAHAAIAEATAEATAAATAGDLGDEIARWGTARDSLVATTRQLLEALGKALGKALDKGPDQGPDKASLASAAAEYETEVAAATDKVATATKAMEEATVATSKARAAATRKRRAEAALGPLGRLVAACTKAAALPLELLRRLGAIEATLDGARATDAASPDVPEAAVAAVAEAERLWRASSSLASRHLLGTLGHLRDLLVSGPGGPEVAPRCREAIEDIPGLLRRR, encoded by the exons ATgacccccgagtgtcccccccGAGGGTGCGCAGAGCGTCCCCAGCGCGTCCCCGCAGCGCTCCCGGAGcgtccccgcggtgtccccatGGAGACCCCCCAGAGCGCCGAG ctgtccccgtCCCTGCTGGAGTCGCTGGTGGCCGTGGTGGCCACCCTGGGCGAGCTGGCGGCCGCCGTGGCCGGGGCGGATGGGGACGTCCAGCTGGCCGTGTCCCCGTGGTCCCTGCACAAGGGCCTGGTGGCCTTCATCGGTCACCTCCAAGACACCCTGGACCACCAGGGGAGCGCCCGCCTGGGCCAGGCCCTGGCCGCCCTCAGGGCCGGCCAGGGGGCCACCTGGGCCCACGTGGCAGCCGAGGCCACCGCCTGGCGGGACTCGGTGGCCACGGTGGCGGACAAATGGGCCCAGGCGGTCAGGGAGGCCACCGAGCTCTGTGAGGCCTGCGCTCACGCGGCCATCGCCGAGGCCACCGCCGAGGCCACCGCTGCGGCCACCGCGGGGGACCTGGGGGACGAGATCGCCCGCTGGGGCACGGCCAGGGACAGCCTGGTGGCCACCACccggcagctgctggaggcccTGGGCAAGGCCCTGGGCAAAGCCCTGGACAAGGGCCCGGACCAGGGCCCGGACAAGGCCTCCTTGGCCTCAGCGGCGGCCGAGTACGAGACCGAGGTGGCCGCGGCCACCGACAAGGTGGCGACGGCCACCAAGGCCATGGAGGAGGCCACGGTGGCCACCAGCAAGGCGAGGGCGGCCGCCACGAGGAAGCGGCGGGCGGAGGCGGCCCTGGGGCCGCTGGGGCGCTTGGTGGCCGCGTGCACCAAGGCCGCGGCgctgcccctggagctgctgcgcCGGCTCGGGGCCATCGAGGCCACCCTGGACGGGGCGCGGGCCACCGACGCGGCGTCCCCCGACGTCCCCGAGGCCGCGGTGGCCGCGGTGGCCGAGGCCGAGCGGCTGTGGCgagccagctccagcctggcctcgcgGCACCTGCTGGGGACCCTCGGCCACCTCCGCGACCTCCTGGTGAGCGGCCCCGGTGGCCCCGAGGTGGCCCCGAGGTGCCGGGAGGCCATCGAGGACATCCCGGGGCTGCTGCGGAGGCGGTGA